The Geoalkalibacter subterraneus genome contains the following window.
CTCAAAGAGCAAAAAACCTCTCGACTTGCACCCAGAGAGGTCTCTCACGGTCTCTCAAAACTAAATAGCAGACTTACCAAGATACTTTAAAACCCTTGCGAGCACCTTTTGTCACACAAACCTCTTGCAAGGCTTGTGATTGACCAGGATGCCTTTGCCGTTGCCGGCAAGGAAGGCTCCTTAGAAAGGAGGTGATCCAGCCGCAGGTTCCCCTACGGCTACCTTGTTACGACTTCACCCCAGTTACCATTCATACCATGGACGGCTGCTCCCCTTAAAGGGTTAGCCCACCGGCTTCAGGTACAAACGACTCCCGTGGTGTGACGGGCGGTGTGTACAAGGCCCGGGAACGTATTCACCGCGTCATGCTGATACGCGATTACTAGCGATTCCAGCTTCATGGAGTCGAGTTGCAGACTCCAATCCGAACTGAGACCGGCTTTTTGGGATTAGCTCCACCTTGCGGCTTGGCAACCCTTTGTACCGGCCATTGTAGCACGTGTGTAGCCCTGGACATAAGGGCCATGAGGACTTGACGTCATCCCCACCTTCCTCCGGTTTAACACCGGCAGTCTCCTTAGAGTGCCCAACTCAATGCTGGCAACTAAGGACGAGGGTTGCGCTCGTTGCGGGACTTAACCCAACATCTCACGACACGAGCTGACGACAGCCATGCAGCACCTGTCTCCGATCCAGCCGAACTGACCCCTCTATCTCTAGAGAGTGCGATCGGGATGTCAAACCCAGGTAAGGTTCTTCGCGTTGCGTCGAATTAAACCACATGCTCCACCGCTTGTGCGGGCCCCCGTCAATTCCTTTGAGTTTTAGCCTTGCGGCCGTACTCCCCAGGCGGGGTACTTAATGCGTTAGCTTCGGCACCGCAGGGGTCAATACCCGCGACACCTAGTACCCATCGTTTACGGCGTGGACTACCAGGGTATCTAATCCTGTTTGCTCCCCACGCTTTCGCGCCTCAGCGTCAGTATCGGTCCAGGAAGCCGCCTTCGCCACTGGTGTTCTTCCGAATATCTACGGATTTCACCCCTACACTCGGAATTCCGCTTCCCTCTCCCGTACTCAAGCTACGCAGTTTCCGATGCACTTCCCAGGTTGAGCCCGGGGCTTTCACATCAGACTTGCGCAGCCGCCTGCGCGCGCTTTACGCCCAATAATTCCGAACAACGCTTGCACCCTCCGTATTACCGCGGCTGCTGGCACGGAGTTAGCCGGTGCTTCCTCTGAGGGTACCGTCAGGCCTGCGGGGTATTATCCCACAGACGGTTCTTCCCCTCTGACAGAGGTTTACGACCCGAAGGCCTTCATCCCTCACGCGGCGTTGCTGCGTCAGGCTTTCGCCCATTGCGCAAAATTCCCCACTGCTGCCTCCCGTAGGAGTCTGGACCGTGTCTCAGTTCCAGTGTGGCTGATCATCCTCTCAGACCAGCTACCCATCGTCGCCTTGGTGGGCCATTACCCCGCCAACCAGCTAATGGGCCGCGGGCTCATCCGGGGACGGTAGGTTCCGAAGAATCCCCACCTTTTCCTGCGTCGTCCGAAGACGTCGTAGGCTTATCCGGTATTAGCACCCCTTTCGAGATGTTGTCCCGAATCTCCGGGCAGATTACCCACGTGTTACTCACCCGTGCGCCACTGTACTCAGGGACCGAAGTCCCCTTTCTCGTTCGACTTGCATGTGTTAGGCACGCCGCCAGCGTTCGTTCTGAGCCAGGATCAAACTCTCCAGTTTATATTTCGCTGAATAGTTGATTCTGTCTTCTTACTTACTTGACTGGTTCCCGCAAGTGTTTCTCTATACTTGCGTCTGCTATTTAGTTTTCAAAGACCGCTTTGTGCCAACCTGCGTTCCATCCCGCCGCGCGAAGCGACGAAGATCGACTCTAACGAATTCACTCTAGCGCGTCAAGCTCTTTTTGCAAGCGCGTGAATTTTCTTTTTTAGCGGCGCGATCAGCCGCCTGCTGTCCGTGACAGCGAGGCTGGAATCTACCCAATTCGTTCCAGACTGTCAAGCCCTTTTATGACTTTTTTTCAGCGCCGGCTGGAAGGGCAGGAAAACACGGGAAAATCCACTTCCCCTGCAGCCATTCAGACGGAGAAAACAATGCGTGCGAACTTCCTTTTTCCCGCCTGCAGAACAATTTCACCTTCCGCAGGGACTTCGAGGTCGGGATTGTCGATTTTTTCACCATCAATTCTAACCCCCCCCTGACGCACCAGGCGGCGCCCTTCGCCGTTGGAGGAAACCAGCCCGGCATCGGAGAGCAGCCGGCAGATCCAGACCGGCTGAGAGGCTTCGACTTGAAGGGTCGGCATCTCTTCAGGAATTTCCTTCTTTTTGAACTGACGAACGAAATCCTCCGCAGCCTGCTCGGCAGCCTGCTGGCCATGGAAGCGGGCCACCAGTTCCATGGCCAGCGCTTTTTTGCTCTCCATGGGATGGGCACCGTCCGGCTTACCCGCCACGCCGGCCCGGACTTTTTCCAGGGCATCAAGACCGACATCGGAGAGCAGCTCATAGTAGCGAACCATCAATTCGTCGGAGATACTCATGGCCTTGCCGTAAATATCACGGGGAGACTCGGTGATGCCGATGTAGTTGCCGAGGCTCTTGCTCATCTTGTTGACCCCGTCGAGACCTTCCAGCAGCGGCATGGTCAGGATGCTCTGCGGACGCTGCCCCACCTGTTTCTGCAACTCGCGCCCGACCAGAAGGTTGAATTTCTGATCAGTCCCTCCCAGTTCGACATCCGCCTCGAGGGCAACAGAATCCCACCCCTGCACCAGGGGATAGAGGAACTCATGGATAGCGATCGGCTGCTGCCCCTGAAACCGCTTGTGGAAATCATCCCGCTCCAGCATGCGCGCGACAGTATGCCGCGCGGCCAGCTGAATCAGATCCGCGGCGGTCATCTTGCCCATCCACTCACTGTTGAAAACAAGCCGGGTTTTTTCCGGGTCAAGAATCTTGAATACCTGCTCCTGATAGGTGCGAGCGTTGTCCAGAACCTGCTCGCGGGTCAGCGCCTTGCGGGTTTCATTCTTTCCCGTGGGGTCGCCGATCATGGCGGTGAAATCACCGATCAGAAAACAGATCTGATGCCCAAGATCCTGAAACTGCTTGAGCTTCTGGATCAAAACCGTATGGCCGATATGCAGATCAGGGGCGGTGGGATCAAAACCCGCTTTGATGCGCAAAGGGCGACCGACCTCGATCGCCTCCCGGAGCTTTTCCTCAAGTTCTGACTCCACCAGGATCTCTACCGCGCCACGGCGGATCACATCCATTTGCTGTTTGACTGATAACATGGCAATCACCTTCAATGTCATCGCCCCGGTGAAGGGGCTCAGGATACTTCTTGAAAAATGCGCTCAATGGAACGCGCACATCCGTTATCTGCATCGACATCAAGCAGAACGGCACAAAGGACGGGATGCTTCTTGGCAACCTCAAAGCGCATGGGCACCTGCTTGAGGAATTTTTCAACAGCAATCTCTTTCTGGATGCCGATCACCGAGTCGAGACTCCCCGTCATCCCCACGTCGGTAATAAAGGCCGTGCCGCCACCGAGAATCCGCTCATCAGCGGTCTGAACATGGGTATGCGTTCCGACCACAGCGGACACACGGCCGGCGAGATAATGCCCAAAGGCGATCTTCTCGCTGGAGGCCTCGGCATGAAAATCCACCAGAATGACCTTGGCCCGATCGCGCAAACCTTCCAACAGCCGGTCGGCCGCGCGAAAAGGACAATCCAGGTTGTTCATAAAGACCCGGCCCTCAAGATTGACCACAGCGACCGGCGTGCCATCGGGCACAAAAAACACACCGCTCCCATAGCCCGCAAGCCCCGGCGGATAATTGGCAGGGCGCAGCACCCGAGACTCGCGCTCCAGCAGATCGAAGGCCTCTTTTTTGTCCCAGATATGATTGCCTGAGGTCAGTACATGAACGCCAAGGGCAAACAGTTCACGGGCGATCTCAGCGGTCAGGCCGAAGCCGCCGGCGGAATTCTCACCATTGGCCACCACCAGATCCACCTGGTGACGGTCAACCAGGTGATCAAGCCGGCGCTTGAGAGCCTGGCGACCCGGACGCCCGACAATATCTCCGACAAACAGAATTTTCAAAAAGCCCCCCCTTCACGCCGGATTGTAAACAGGCATGGCCCCAAACCTGTGATTCAGACAGGGGCCATGCCAAGTATCAGCGACGCACTGATCCGTTTTGGATATGAATGCTCAACCCTTACAAAATCTTGGAGAGAGCGCTACTTGGCGAACTCCACCGCGCGGGTCTCGCGGATGACGTTGACCTTGATTTGTCCGGGATAAGTCATTTCATCTTCGATCTTCTTTGCGATATCCTTTGCCAGCACAAAAGACTGGGCATCGGACACATTGTCGCTCGACACCATGACACGAATCTCACGGCCGGCCTGGATGGCGAAGCAGCTGCTCACCCCTTCAAACGAGGTACCGATGCGCTCCAGGTCCCCCAACCGCTTGACATAGGTCTCAAGAGTTTCCCGACGCGCCCCGGGGCGTGCGCCGGACAGGGCATCGGCGGCCTGAACCAGGATCGCCAGGACAGATTCGGGCTTTTCATCTTCATGATGCGCGGCCAGCGCATGCACGATTTTGGGGGTCTCACCGTATTTGCGCGCCAGGTCCGCACCGATTACCGCATGGCTGCCTTCGATTTCATGATCGACGGCTTTACCGATATCATGCAGCAATCCGGCCCGTTTAGCTTGTTTGACATTGATATTGAGTTCGGAGGCCATAATGCCGCACAGGAAAGCGACCTCAAGGGAGTGCTGCAGAAC
Protein-coding sequences here:
- the tyrS gene encoding tyrosine--tRNA ligase, yielding MLSVKQQMDVIRRGAVEILVESELEEKLREAIEVGRPLRIKAGFDPTAPDLHIGHTVLIQKLKQFQDLGHQICFLIGDFTAMIGDPTGKNETRKALTREQVLDNARTYQEQVFKILDPEKTRLVFNSEWMGKMTAADLIQLAARHTVARMLERDDFHKRFQGQQPIAIHEFLYPLVQGWDSVALEADVELGGTDQKFNLLVGRELQKQVGQRPQSILTMPLLEGLDGVNKMSKSLGNYIGITESPRDIYGKAMSISDELMVRYYELLSDVGLDALEKVRAGVAGKPDGAHPMESKKALAMELVARFHGQQAAEQAAEDFVRQFKKKEIPEEMPTLQVEASQPVWICRLLSDAGLVSSNGEGRRLVRQGGVRIDGEKIDNPDLEVPAEGEIVLQAGKRKFARIVFSV
- a CDS encoding TIGR00282 family metallophosphoesterase, producing MKILFVGDIVGRPGRQALKRRLDHLVDRHQVDLVVANGENSAGGFGLTAEIARELFALGVHVLTSGNHIWDKKEAFDLLERESRVLRPANYPPGLAGYGSGVFFVPDGTPVAVVNLEGRVFMNNLDCPFRAADRLLEGLRDRAKVILVDFHAEASSEKIAFGHYLAGRVSAVVGTHTHVQTADERILGGGTAFITDVGMTGSLDSVIGIQKEIAVEKFLKQVPMRFEVAKKHPVLCAVLLDVDADNGCARSIERIFQEVS